The following is a genomic window from Amycolatopsis australiensis.
CAGCGCCGCCCCGCCGAGCACGACCAGGAACGCGATCGGCGTGTAGTTGAACGAGTCCACGGTCACCGGCGACACCTGCGGCAGCATGAACAGCACGAAGATCACCACGACCCACGCCGTGGCGACGATGCCGACCGGACGGCCCCAGCGGCCCAGGTGCCACGGCCCGCGCTCGAAGGCGTCACCCTGGCGGACGCGCAGGAACACCGGGATCACGTAGGCCACGTACAGCCCGACGGTCGCGATGGACGTCACCGCCGCGTAGGCCGTGGGGCTCCACAGGTACGGCAGCGCCAGCACCAGCGCCCCGCCCGCGGCGAGCCACACGGCGTTGGTCGGCGTCTGCGTGCGCTTGTTGATCCGGTGCCAGAAGGCCGACCCCGGGATCGCGCCGTCGCGGGCGAACGCGTAGATCATCCGCGAGTTCGCCGTCACCGACGCCATGCCGCAGAACAGCTGCGCGCCGATGCAGATCAGCAGCAGGAACTTGCCGGTGACCGCGCCGGTGGCGTCGATGAAGATCTGCGCGGGCGGGACGCCGGTGGCGGAGTTGACCGCGCCGTCGTAGTCCTGGATGGCGAAGGTCAGGCCGATCAGCAGGATCCATCCCGCGACGAGCGAGACGACGATCGACATGACGATCCCGCGCGGACCCGCCTTCGCCGCGCTCTTCGTCTCCTCCGTCATGTGCGCCGAAGCGTCGTAGCCGGTGAGCGTGTACTGCGCGACCAGCAACCCGAGCGCGAAGACGTAGAACGCCGAGCCCCAGCCCGTCTGGTTGACGAAGCTGCCGAACACGAAGGACGCGTCCTGGTGCTTGGCCGGCACGAAGATCAGCACGCCGACGATCACCAGCACGCCGATGAGGTGCCACCACACGCTGACGTTGTTGAGGATCGCGACGATCCGGACGCCGAAGGTGTTCAGCAGGCCGTGCACCACGAGGATGATCGCGAGCAGCAGGATCGTGTGCCCCGGCGTCGCTTCGAAACCCCACTGCAGGTCGAGGAACGCGTTGAGGAACAGCGCCGCGCCGAAGTCGATGCCCGCGGTGACGGCGATCTGCCCGACGAGGTTGAACCAGCCGGTGAACCACGACCACGCGGGCCCGTTCTTCCGTGCCAGCTTCGCCGCCCAGTAGTAGAGCCCGCCGGCTGTCGGGTAGCTGGAGCAGACCTCGGCCATGCCGAGGCCGACCAGGACCACGAACAGCCCGACCAGCGGCCAGCCCCAGATCATCGCGGCGGGCCCGCCGGTCTTCATGCCGAAGCCGTAGAGGGTGAGGCAGCCGGAGAGGATCGAGATGATCGTGAACGAGACGGCGAAGTTGGAGAACGCCGACATCGTCCGTTTGAGCTCCTGCGCGTACCCCAGCTGGTGCAGGCGGGCGCTGTCGTCGTCGGTGTGGTCGGGGGTGGTCTGCTGGTCGGAAACGTCCATCGGGCACCTCTTGAAAGGTATGCGGCCAGACCATTGAATTCGCCGAAAGTAGCCTTGGCGCCCGAGGGTGTCAAGGCTTCGCCAGCAACTCGTCCAGGCGGCGCAGCCGGGGCCCGCCACCCCGGTGGTCGTTCGAGATCAGCGTCGCGGTGACACCCGATGACGGCCGGTGCGTGCTGCGGAACGAGACGCCGTGGTCGCCGCCCTCCAGCCGGACCAGGCCGGGCCCGGGCAGCCAGAAACCGAGCCCGTAGCCGTCCGCGTGCGGCCGCAGCATCCGGTCCACCCACGCGCGCGGGACGATCCGGCCGTCCAGGAGCGCGGGCCAGAACTTCCGGAAGTCCGGCGCGGTGCTGTAGCACCCGCCGTCGCCGTGGCCCAGCACGGGCAGGCTGAAGACGTTGGTGCGGCCGTCCTCGAGGTAGCCGGTGGCCGTCCGGCCGGGCAGTGCGTCCGAACGGAGGAACGCCGTGTCCGTCATCCCGGCGGGCTCGGACACGCGGGTCCGGACGAGGTCTTGGAAAGGTATGCCGGCGATCCGTTCGGCGATCAGGCCGAGGACGACGAACGCGCCGTTGTTGTAGCGGAACCGTTCGCCGGGCGGGAACCGCTGCGGGAAGCCGCCGAGCGCGGCGAGGTAGTCGGCCGACGTGGCGAGCAGCGGGTTCGGTGGCGGGTCGGCCGCTTCGTCGCAGTAGTCGCCGATGCCGGACGTGTGCGTCAGCAGGTGCTCGACGGTCACGCGGTCGTCGATCAGCGGCAGGTCGTCGCCGAGGACTTCACGGGCCTTCGTGGTCAGCTCCAGGCGGCCCTCGGCGATCAGGCCGACGACGACCAGCGCCGTGAAACCCTTGGTGCCACTGGCGATCGCGAAGCGGGTGCCGACGGTGTTCTCGACGCCGTAGCCGATGTGCGCGTACCCGGACGCCTCGGCGAGCAGGACTTCGGCACCGCGGCTGACCAGCACGACACCGGAAAAGGGCGCTTCCATGGACTCAGCGTCCACGGAAGCGCCCTGGACGGCAAAGCGATTACCGGCCGAGGAACGCGTGCAGCGACTCGAGCGCGGTGTCGGGCTGGTCGGCGAAGAAGCCGTCGACCCCGGCCTTCAGGAACGCCGCTTCTTCGGTGAAGACGTCACCGTAGGCGTCCGGCTCGGCCGACGAGCGCAGGTTCGCCGGCAGGAACGGGTTCTCGTTCCGGAAGGTGTACGGCTGCACCTTCAGCCCGGCCTGGTGCGCGTCGGCCACCAGCGTGGTCGGCGTGCCCAGGTTGTCGTTCTTGTCCCGCGGGATGACCTGGGCCTTGTCCGGCCCGAGGTACTTCGCGTACTTCGCCACTTCGCGCAGTCCCTGCGGAGTCACGAGGTCGGCGTACGTCCGCTTGTCGCCCTTCGCGACGAAGTCCGCCGGGGCGCCGGAGGCCGAGGTCAGCTGCAGCAGCGGCGTCCGGAGCTCCTTGTGCAGCGCGACGAGGTTCGACACCTCGAACGACTGGATGATCGCCGGCGCGTCCGGCCGGTCGAGGCCGTTGCGCTTGAGGATCGACACCAGCTTCGGCTCGGTCGGGTTGCCGATCGACTGGAAGAACGTCGAGTGCTTGACCTCGGGGTAGGTGCCGAGCGTGCGGTGCAGCTCGCGGCCGAGCCGCCGGGTCAGGTCGAGGACTTCCTGGTAGGTGGCGATCTGGTAGCGGCCGTTGTAGAGCGTGTTGTGCGGCCGGTTCTGCGGGATGCGCTCGACCGCCCGCAGCGTCTTCAGCTCGGCGAGGGTGAAGTCCTGGGTGAACCAGCCCGTCGTGGCGACGCCGTCGATCACCAGTGTCTTCTTGCGGTTGGCGAACTCGGGGTGCTTGGCGACGTCGGTGGTGCCGCCGATCTCCGGCTCGTGCCGCGCGACGAGCTGCCCGTCCTTGGTCGGCACGAGGTCGACGTCGACCCAGTCGGCGCCCATCCGGAAGGCGAGCTCGTAGGAGGCGAGCGTGTGCTCCGGCCGGTACCCGGGCGCGCCGCGGTGTCCGATGATCACGGGGTCATCGTGGCCCCGCCCGTGCGCGGCCGCGTCGGCGGACCCGCTTTCCGACGCGCTCGCCGACCCGACGGCCAGTCCGGTGACGCTCAGCAACGCCAGTCCCGCCAGTGCCAGGACGCCCACACGTTTGCGCTTCATCTGGTGACCTCTTTTCACACAGGGTGTTCCCTGACTACTCGCGCCACCCTCGATGCCGCAAGCGACTCGCGGCGGTACTTCGGTGGTCACGGCGGTGAACGCCACGTGGACTCCTGGCCGGTTTGCGGCGGATGGGGTTTTCGCGCCGGCTGCACGGTCACCCACGGCGTGCCGGCCCTCACCACCGGTGTCAGCCGGACGGCGAAAGTGTCCGGCGCGAACCGGCCGGATACGCTGTGCCGCGTGCGCGTACTGGTAATCGGGTCCGGCGCCCGTGAGCATGCACTCGTCCTCGCGGCGTCCGGCGATCCCGCCGTCACCGCGCTGGCCTGCGCGCCCGGCAATGCCGGGACCGCCGCGATGGCCGAACAGCTCGGCGTCGACGCCGCCGACCCGGAAGCGGTCGCGGCGCTCGCGCGGAGCTGGGAGGCCGACCTGGTGGTGGTCGGGCCGGAGGTCCCGCTCGTCGCCGGGGTCGCCGACGCCGTCCGCAAGGCGGGCATCGCCTGCTTCGGCCCGTCCGCCGCGGCCGCCCGCATCGAGGGCTCGAAGGCCTTCGCGAAGGACGTCATGGCCGCCGCGAACGTGCCGACCGCGCGCAGCGAAGTGGTCGACAACCCGGCCCGCCTCGACGCCGCGCTCGCCCGCTTCGGCCCGACGTACGTCGTCAAGGACGACGGGCTGGCCGCCGGCAAGGGTGTCGTCGTCACCTCCGACGTCGACGTCGCCCGCAAGCACGCGATCATGCTCCTCGACGGCGGCCACCCGGTCCTTCTGGAGTCCTTTTTGGACGGTCCGGAGGCCTCGCTGTTCTGCTTCGTCGACGGCCACACCGTCGTCCCGCTGCTGCCCGCGCAGGACTTCAAGCGCGTCGGCGACGGCGACGCCGGCCCGAACACCGGCGGCATGGGCGCGTACGCGCCGTTGCCGTGGGCGCCCGAAAACCTCGTCGACGAGCTGGTCGAGAAGGTCGTCCAGCCGGTCGCCGACGAGCTGGTGAACCGGGGCGCGCCGTTCTCCGGCCTGCTCTACGCCGGGCTCGCGCTGACCTCCGAAGGCCCGCAGGTCATCGAGTTCAACTGCCGCTTCGGCGACCCGGAGACCCAGGTCGTGCTGGCGCTGCTGCGCACCCCGATCGCCGGGCTGATGCACGCCACCGCCACCGGCAAGCTCGCCGAGCACCCGCCGCTGGAGTGGGCGAACGGCGCCGCGGTCACCGTCGTGATCGCCGCCGACGGCTACCCGGGCAAGCCGCGCACCGGCGACGTCATCACCGGCGCCGAACTGGAAGGCGTGCTGCACGCCGGCACCCGCCGCCGGGACGACGGCGCCGTCGTCTCCGCCGGCGGCCGCGTGCTGTCGGTCGTCGGCACCGGCAAGACGCTCAAGTCGGCGCGCAAGCACGCCTACGAGATCGTCGAGAAGGTCCACCTCGCGGGCTCGCACCACCGCACCGACATCGCGCTGAAGGCGGCGAACGGCGAGATCAGCGCCCCGGGGGCGAAACAGCGCGCCTGATCCACGGATCGGGGAACCGGCCGGGCACGCTCTCCGTCAAAACTCAGGCTGCCGCCACACCGGCGTTGGTAGCCTCGACGGGAGCCGGCCGGTCACTGTCCGTATGACGTCAGGGGAGAGCATGTCAGGACCCTCGTACGACCTCAGCTCGGCCGTCCCGGTGGCACCGGCCGCCGCGGACGTCCTGGTCCACCCGGACAAGCTGCTCGACGTCGCCCGGATCGTCGAAGAGCAGGCCAACGCCCTCGAAGACCAGCTGCTGACCAAGCTCGGGCAGCTGCGCATCGACGCGCCGTCGGCCGACGTGATCAGCACCCAAGCGATCCAGGCGTGGAACACCCTGATCGCCGACGGCGACCGCTCCTACGCCGGCCAGGTCCGCGAGTACGTCGCCGGGCTGAAGCGGCTGGTGTCGCAGCTGCGGGACGCGGCGAAGGACTACCAGGTCAGCGACGAGGAGAAGGCGGCGGTGTTCGGTGACCGCGGCAAGCACGGTGCGTAACCGGAGGTTGCGGGTCACCGGGGGCGTGCTCGCGACCGCGGCGCTCGCCGGCTGCTCGGCGGGCACGGCGGGCACCGCCTACCCGGTCGAGACGGCCGCGACCGCGGCGTCGCAGAGCGCCAAGGCGGCCCAGCTGCCGCAGCGGCCCGCCGAGCTGCCGCTCGCCGGCGTCAACCTGTGCGAGGTCTTCCCGCAGGTGCAGCTCGACGCGCTGAAGATCACGAGCGTGCCACGGGAGGCACCGCCCGAAGACGGCCCGACCTGCGTGTTCGACGCCGACGGCGCCGAGCCGATGCACTCCTACCACGTGCGGGCGGTCCCGGCGGACCTCGGCGAGTGGATCACCGGCGCCCGCAAGAAGAACAGCATGACCACCGAGCCGAAGACGATCGGCGGTTACCCGGCGCTGACGAACTACCGCGCGGCCGGCGACCCGGCCGACTGCGAGACCCTCGTCGGCGTCGCGCGGGGCCAGACGCTGGCCGTCCAGACGTTCGCCATCACCCGCGGCAAGCTCACGCAGCCGCAGCTGTGCGACATGTCGGCGCACGCCGCCGACCTGGCGCTGCAGTCCCTGAAAGCACGCAACTAGGGAGGGCGCGTGGAATTCTCCGAGCTCGCGGCCGG
Proteins encoded in this region:
- a CDS encoding amino acid permease; amino-acid sequence: MDVSDQQTTPDHTDDDSARLHQLGYAQELKRTMSAFSNFAVSFTIISILSGCLTLYGFGMKTGGPAAMIWGWPLVGLFVVLVGLGMAEVCSSYPTAGGLYYWAAKLARKNGPAWSWFTGWFNLVGQIAVTAGIDFGAALFLNAFLDLQWGFEATPGHTILLLAIILVVHGLLNTFGVRIVAILNNVSVWWHLIGVLVIVGVLIFVPAKHQDASFVFGSFVNQTGWGSAFYVFALGLLVAQYTLTGYDASAHMTEETKSAAKAGPRGIVMSIVVSLVAGWILLIGLTFAIQDYDGAVNSATGVPPAQIFIDATGAVTGKFLLLICIGAQLFCGMASVTANSRMIYAFARDGAIPGSAFWHRINKRTQTPTNAVWLAAGGALVLALPYLWSPTAYAAVTSIATVGLYVAYVIPVFLRVRQGDAFERGPWHLGRWGRPVGIVATAWVVVIFVLFMLPQVSPVTVDSFNYTPIAFLVVLGGAALWWVASARKWFTGPKVQGSEAELAAVEQELKELG
- a CDS encoding serine hydrolase domain-containing protein, which codes for MEAPFSGVVLVSRGAEVLLAEASGYAHIGYGVENTVGTRFAIASGTKGFTALVVVGLIAEGRLELTTKAREVLGDDLPLIDDRVTVEHLLTHTSGIGDYCDEAADPPPNPLLATSADYLAALGGFPQRFPPGERFRYNNGAFVVLGLIAERIAGIPFQDLVRTRVSEPAGMTDTAFLRSDALPGRTATGYLEDGRTNVFSLPVLGHGDGGCYSTAPDFRKFWPALLDGRIVPRAWVDRMLRPHADGYGLGFWLPGPGLVRLEGGDHGVSFRSTHRPSSGVTATLISNDHRGGGPRLRRLDELLAKP
- a CDS encoding glycerophosphodiester phosphodiesterase codes for the protein MKRKRVGVLALAGLALLSVTGLAVGSASASESGSADAAAHGRGHDDPVIIGHRGAPGYRPEHTLASYELAFRMGADWVDVDLVPTKDGQLVARHEPEIGGTTDVAKHPEFANRKKTLVIDGVATTGWFTQDFTLAELKTLRAVERIPQNRPHNTLYNGRYQIATYQEVLDLTRRLGRELHRTLGTYPEVKHSTFFQSIGNPTEPKLVSILKRNGLDRPDAPAIIQSFEVSNLVALHKELRTPLLQLTSASGAPADFVAKGDKRTYADLVTPQGLREVAKYAKYLGPDKAQVIPRDKNDNLGTPTTLVADAHQAGLKVQPYTFRNENPFLPANLRSSAEPDAYGDVFTEEAAFLKAGVDGFFADQPDTALESLHAFLGR
- the purD gene encoding phosphoribosylamine--glycine ligase, giving the protein MRVLVIGSGAREHALVLAASGDPAVTALACAPGNAGTAAMAEQLGVDAADPEAVAALARSWEADLVVVGPEVPLVAGVADAVRKAGIACFGPSAAAARIEGSKAFAKDVMAAANVPTARSEVVDNPARLDAALARFGPTYVVKDDGLAAGKGVVVTSDVDVARKHAIMLLDGGHPVLLESFLDGPEASLFCFVDGHTVVPLLPAQDFKRVGDGDAGPNTGGMGAYAPLPWAPENLVDELVEKVVQPVADELVNRGAPFSGLLYAGLALTSEGPQVIEFNCRFGDPETQVVLALLRTPIAGLMHATATGKLAEHPPLEWANGAAVTVVIAADGYPGKPRTGDVITGAELEGVLHAGTRRRDDGAVVSAGGRVLSVVGTGKTLKSARKHAYEIVEKVHLAGSHHRTDIALKAANGEISAPGAKQRA
- a CDS encoding DUF3558 family protein, whose product is MLATAALAGCSAGTAGTAYPVETAATAASQSAKAAQLPQRPAELPLAGVNLCEVFPQVQLDALKITSVPREAPPEDGPTCVFDADGAEPMHSYHVRAVPADLGEWITGARKKNSMTTEPKTIGGYPALTNYRAAGDPADCETLVGVARGQTLAVQTFAITRGKLTQPQLCDMSAHAADLALQSLKARN